In one Methylocaldum szegediense genomic region, the following are encoded:
- a CDS encoding IS1 family transposase: MRIAFAPHTRQIVAYALGDRTEATARQLWDRVPAGCREAEVYTDGWEPYAAVIPVNQRQPRRKSAGRTVHVERWNNTLLQRLARYTRKTLGFSQSIQMHEASIRLFLHRYDLHYILLSLITTGFVTSLWFVTSLSSSCL, from the coding sequence GTGAGGATTGCCTTCGCCCCGCACACCCGCCAAATCGTGGCCTACGCATTGGGCGACCGCACGGAAGCGACGGCCCGCCAGCTGTGGGATCGAGTTCCGGCCGGCTGTCGTGAGGCCGAGGTCTACACCGATGGCTGGGAACCGTATGCCGCTGTGATTCCCGTGAATCAACGTCAGCCTCGCCGGAAATCGGCGGGTCGAACGGTTCACGTCGAACGCTGGAACAATACCTTGCTTCAGCGTTTGGCGCGCTATACCCGAAAAACCCTGGGCTTCTCCCAATCGATCCAGATGCATGAAGCCTCCATAAGGCTCTTTCTTCACCGCTACGATCTCCATTACATCCTTCTGTCGTTAATCACGACCGGATTTGTAACAAGCCTCTGGTTCGTGACTTCATTGAGCTCTTCTTGCCTATAA
- a CDS encoding DUF2380 domain-containing protein, with the protein MSFFSKLVSIVALTILVSFSVYAKGSITVLDFELNDVTSNPGVAEEVERTASLKRLLEESLSAKDYPIVSIDPAAQAEANKGFGYLWDHSDEAAMLGKASGSDFVIVGRLHKPSFLFVYLMAHLVDAKTGHVLGDFIVEVKGQQRNITVKGVESLARQIDKKLQAVAGS; encoded by the coding sequence ATGTCTTTTTTCAGCAAACTTGTTTCTATTGTTGCGCTCACGATCCTTGTTTCCTTTAGCGTGTATGCGAAAGGCAGTATCACAGTTCTGGATTTCGAACTTAACGACGTCACATCGAATCCAGGCGTCGCCGAAGAAGTCGAAAGAACAGCCTCTTTGAAAAGGCTACTGGAGGAAAGTCTAAGCGCCAAGGATTACCCGATCGTCTCGATCGATCCGGCGGCTCAAGCAGAGGCCAATAAGGGATTCGGATATCTCTGGGATCATTCGGACGAGGCAGCGATGCTCGGGAAAGCTAGCGGCAGCGACTTCGTCATCGTCGGGCGGCTGCATAAGCCAAGCTTCTTGTTCGTTTATCTGATGGCGCATTTGGTCGATGCGAAGACCGGTCACGTCCTTGGCGACTTCATCGTCGAGGTCAAGGGGCAACAGCGGAATATCACCGTCAAAGGCGTCGAAAGCCTAGCTCGCCAAATCGATAAAAAACTCCAAGCGGTTGCCGGATCTTGA
- a CDS encoding efflux RND transporter periplasmic adaptor subunit, producing the protein MLKILLPIVVLLIGAVGAYAIVVNRPALEAQPAKPEPPLVSVVRAEPQTVRFNVRSQGVVTPRTEIDWVAEVAGKVIRLNPDFVAGGFFEAGEELVALDPRDYDQAVVAAEAKLAEARRRLAQEEAEAEQARSEWEALGEGEPTPLARHEPQLAEARAKLKAAEAELIKARLDRSRCELHAPFAGRVLARYVGLGQYVQPGEKLARLQATDVAEVRLPVSTEQLADLDVNLGRRKGADQSGSKVRMMATVGGIEQHWEGRIVRSEAQIDDTTGLLHLVAEVPDPYGPRHAQLLLSGLFVQAEIEGRERSGVFVLPLAAVNAAQEALVVDSEHRLHIRRLKVLRTEADRVLVAEGLAAGEAVVIDGVSVPVEGMHVRLEAGDAKPEESDVSAAN; encoded by the coding sequence ATGCTGAAAATCCTCCTCCCCATTGTTGTGTTGCTGATCGGCGCCGTCGGCGCCTATGCCATCGTAGTGAACCGACCGGCGCTGGAAGCCCAGCCCGCCAAACCGGAACCGCCGCTGGTCTCGGTCGTTCGTGCCGAGCCGCAGACGGTCCGCTTTAACGTGCGTTCCCAAGGTGTCGTCACGCCCCGCACCGAGATCGACTGGGTAGCGGAAGTGGCGGGCAAGGTGATCCGCTTGAATCCCGATTTCGTAGCCGGCGGGTTCTTCGAGGCTGGCGAGGAGTTGGTCGCGCTCGATCCCCGCGACTACGACCAGGCCGTCGTCGCAGCCGAAGCCAAACTAGCGGAAGCAAGGCGCCGGCTTGCCCAGGAGGAAGCCGAAGCCGAACAGGCTAGAAGCGAATGGGAGGCTTTGGGTGAAGGCGAGCCGACGCCCCTGGCCCGGCACGAGCCGCAACTGGCGGAAGCCCGCGCCAAGCTGAAAGCGGCCGAAGCGGAACTGATCAAGGCCCGTCTGGACCGGAGCCGGTGCGAATTGCACGCGCCGTTTGCCGGCCGGGTCTTGGCCCGGTATGTCGGTCTCGGCCAATACGTGCAGCCCGGCGAGAAACTGGCCCGCCTCCAGGCCACGGACGTGGCGGAAGTGCGCCTGCCGGTCTCGACCGAGCAATTGGCCGATCTCGACGTAAACCTCGGGCGGCGTAAGGGAGCGGACCAATCCGGCTCCAAGGTAAGGATGATGGCCACCGTAGGCGGCATCGAACAGCACTGGGAGGGGCGCATCGTGCGCAGCGAAGCCCAGATCGATGACACGACCGGCTTGTTGCACTTGGTGGCCGAAGTGCCGGATCCGTACGGTCCCCGGCATGCCCAGCTGCTCCTGTCCGGCCTGTTCGTCCAGGCCGAGATCGAAGGGCGGGAGCGCTCGGGCGTGTTCGTGCTGCCGCTGGCAGCGGTCAATGCGGCCCAGGAAGCACTGGTCGTGGATAGCGAGCATCGTCTTCACATCCGCCGTCTGAAGGTGCTGCGCACGGAGGCCGACCGGGTGTTGGTGGCGGAAGGTTTGGCGGCGGGCGAGGCTGTGGTCATAGACGGCGTTTCGGTGCCGGTGGAGGGTATGCACGTCAGGCTCGAAGCCGGAGACGCGAAGCCGGAGGAAAGCGATGTCAGCGCAGCGAATTGA
- a CDS encoding efflux transporter outer membrane subunit has translation MSVTMDGIGPSRLSITFCGLVLALLGGCGTIPERDVNDVGAPIPSAWTATTSPQEAVSEHWVETFADATLSALVSEALASNYDLKAAAARVEAARQQARIDGAGRWPQLYFAPGYERAQVRSAGFGSTEFGAFEALFSLDWELDVWGRIRAFQQASVSEAVATEADFHAARLSLAARTAQVYFELAEAKLQAEVAEQSIRDRRTIVELVRGRFTRGLTRGLDLRLALTDLANAEAQLAEARNRVQAVTRLLEVLLGRYPAADLTMTASLPDPPAPLSAGVPSELLGRRPDVIAAFERLRAADFRLESAEKALLPRIALTASGGTRSPALTELVDPRAAIWNVAMGFLQPLFTGGRIRGEIRLNRALTEEALNRYKNTALNAFREVEQSLAAEEWLREQEQALREAVEQTEASQKLAIYSYRHGFIEILTLLDSYRSTLNAQSAHLAIKRQLLNNRIGLYLALGGEA, from the coding sequence ATGAGTGTCACGATGGATGGCATCGGCCCGTCCCGGCTATCGATCACGTTCTGCGGCCTGGTTCTCGCTCTGCTGGGCGGGTGTGGAACGATACCCGAGCGGGATGTGAACGATGTAGGCGCCCCGATCCCTTCGGCCTGGACCGCTACGACGAGTCCGCAAGAAGCGGTTTCCGAGCATTGGGTCGAAACCTTCGCCGATGCAACGCTGAGCGCCCTGGTTTCCGAGGCTTTGGCGAGTAATTATGACCTGAAGGCCGCGGCGGCCCGTGTGGAAGCCGCGCGGCAACAGGCCCGTATCGACGGTGCCGGCCGCTGGCCGCAGCTCTATTTTGCTCCCGGCTATGAACGCGCCCAGGTGCGCAGTGCCGGCTTCGGCTCGACCGAGTTCGGTGCCTTCGAAGCCTTGTTCTCGCTGGACTGGGAATTGGACGTGTGGGGGCGGATACGCGCGTTTCAACAAGCGTCCGTGAGCGAAGCCGTGGCGACCGAAGCCGACTTTCACGCTGCGCGCCTCTCCCTCGCAGCACGAACGGCACAGGTCTATTTCGAACTGGCCGAGGCCAAGCTCCAGGCGGAAGTCGCCGAACAATCGATACGGGATCGCCGCACCATCGTCGAACTGGTGCGCGGACGATTCACCCGCGGCCTTACCCGCGGCCTCGACCTGCGCCTTGCGCTCACCGATCTCGCCAATGCCGAAGCTCAATTGGCTGAGGCGCGCAACCGGGTTCAGGCGGTGACCCGGCTCTTGGAAGTCTTGTTGGGACGTTATCCGGCGGCCGATCTGACAATGACGGCGTCCTTGCCCGATCCGCCCGCTCCGCTGTCGGCCGGCGTGCCTTCGGAACTCCTCGGACGGCGTCCCGATGTGATCGCCGCGTTCGAGCGGCTGCGCGCCGCCGATTTTCGGCTGGAGAGCGCCGAGAAGGCCCTGCTGCCGCGTATTGCGCTCACCGCCTCTGGCGGCACCCGTAGCCCCGCCCTGACCGAACTGGTCGACCCCCGCGCGGCGATCTGGAACGTCGCGATGGGTTTCCTCCAGCCACTCTTCACCGGCGGGCGGATCAGGGGGGAGATTCGGTTGAACCGGGCCCTGACCGAGGAAGCGCTCAATCGGTACAAGAACACGGCGCTTAATGCTTTCCGCGAAGTGGAACAGTCGCTCGCTGCGGAAGAATGGCTGAGAGAGCAGGAACAAGCGCTCAGGGAAGCCGTCGAGCAGACCGAAGCGAGCCAGAAGCTGGCGATCTATTCCTACCGCCATGGCTTTATCGAGATCCTGACCTTGCTCGATAGCTACCGTAGCACCCTGAACGCGCAAAGCGCTCATCTCGCGATCAAACGGCAGCTGCTCAACAACCGGATCGGTCTCTATCTGGCGCTGGGAGGCGAAGCTTGA
- a CDS encoding NAD(P)-dependent alcohol dehydrogenase: protein MIKAIGYAAHSPTTPLGPFHFERREPGPHDVQIEILYCGVCHSDLHTVRSEWQNTVYPVVPGHEIVGRVTAVGDEVQAFKAGDLAAVGCMVDSCRTCPDCRENLEQYCQNELTFTYNSPDKHTGKMTYGGYSNVIVVDEHFVLRLPQKLDLAAAAPLLCAGITTYSPLRHWQVGPGQKVGIVGLGGLGHMGVKFAHAFGAHVVLFTTSPSKAEDAKRLGADEVVISKNPDEMKKHANSFDFILDTVAASHNLDAYIELLKRDGTLCLIGVPEMPHPSPGVANLIFRRRKIAGSLIGGIRETQEMLDFCADHDIVSDIELIPIQKINDAYERMLKSDVKYRFVIDLASLKQESAAA, encoded by the coding sequence ATGATCAAAGCTATCGGATATGCCGCCCATAGCCCGACCACGCCCTTGGGTCCGTTCCACTTCGAGCGGCGCGAACCGGGTCCACACGACGTACAGATTGAAATCCTCTACTGCGGGGTCTGCCATTCCGATCTCCACACGGTCCGCAGCGAATGGCAGAACACCGTCTACCCGGTGGTGCCGGGGCACGAGATTGTCGGGCGGGTGACGGCGGTCGGCGACGAGGTGCAAGCCTTCAAGGCGGGCGACTTGGCCGCCGTGGGGTGCATGGTCGATTCCTGCCGCACTTGTCCGGATTGTCGCGAGAACCTGGAGCAGTATTGCCAGAACGAGCTCACGTTTACGTATAACAGCCCCGACAAGCACACGGGAAAGATGACTTACGGCGGGTACTCCAATGTGATCGTGGTCGATGAGCATTTCGTACTGCGGTTGCCCCAAAAGCTCGATCTCGCCGCCGCAGCGCCGCTCTTGTGCGCGGGCATCACCACCTATTCGCCGCTGCGCCATTGGCAGGTGGGCCCAGGCCAAAAAGTGGGCATCGTTGGACTCGGAGGCTTGGGCCACATGGGGGTGAAATTCGCGCATGCTTTTGGGGCGCATGTGGTGTTGTTCACGACTTCTCCGAGCAAGGCCGAGGATGCCAAGCGGCTGGGCGCCGATGAGGTGGTGATTTCGAAGAATCCCGATGAGATGAAAAAACACGCCAACAGCTTCGATTTCATCCTCGATACCGTGGCCGCATCGCATAACCTCGACGCCTATATCGAGCTGCTCAAACGCGACGGTACGCTGTGCCTGATCGGGGTTCCGGAGATGCCGCACCCGTCGCCCGGAGTCGCCAACCTGATCTTCAGGCGCCGGAAGATAGCCGGCTCGCTCATCGGCGGCATTAGAGAGACGCAAGAAATGCTCGACTTCTGTGCCGATCACGACATCGTCTCTGACATCGAACTCATTCCCATCCAAAAGATCAATGACGCCTATGAGCGGATGCTCAAGAGCGACGTAAAGTACCGCTTCGTTATCGATCTGGCTTCGTTGAAGCAGGAAAGCGCCGCGGCTTGA